Proteins from a genomic interval of Gordonia sp. SL306:
- the macS gene encoding MacS family sensor histidine kinase, with the protein MEADTDPVGPLWRAAQLFRFLSYLYALGFQIAVNDDLLHDDVAWALFGVLSAWTLVVGIAYYAGFGRTPYWVGAEVAVACGLMLTTSYVAETSWALNNQTWPTTLWAVNAVISVALLAGPIWGMVSGLLVGGTSAFVKGAFDLNLGRNATIIIIVATGMAVGLAAVIARRAHAVLVRAAGIAAATEERERLSREVHDGVLQVLALIAKRGREIGGPTTELAELAGEQERALRTLVSDAGRIGISDTGVSRTGTDRAVADLGVILRGLAAERVSVSAPATPVVIDTVVAEEIRAAVRNMLDNVSHHAGAGAQAFVLLEDLGDRVVVSVRDDGVGIPAGRVEEAKSQGRMGISTSIIGRVEALGGTAILDSGPGAGTEWELTIPVEREA; encoded by the coding sequence ATGGAGGCCGACACCGACCCGGTTGGCCCGTTGTGGCGCGCCGCGCAGCTGTTCCGGTTCCTCTCTTACCTCTACGCCCTCGGATTCCAGATCGCCGTCAACGACGACCTCCTCCACGACGATGTGGCATGGGCGCTGTTCGGTGTGCTCTCGGCCTGGACGCTCGTCGTCGGCATCGCCTATTACGCGGGCTTCGGCCGCACTCCGTACTGGGTGGGGGCCGAGGTCGCGGTGGCCTGCGGTCTGATGCTCACCACGTCGTACGTGGCCGAGACGTCGTGGGCGCTGAACAATCAGACCTGGCCGACCACGCTGTGGGCGGTCAACGCGGTCATCTCGGTTGCGCTGCTCGCCGGGCCGATCTGGGGCATGGTGTCGGGTCTGCTGGTCGGCGGCACCAGTGCATTCGTGAAGGGCGCATTCGACCTGAACCTCGGTCGCAACGCGACGATCATCATCATCGTGGCCACCGGTATGGCGGTCGGGCTCGCAGCCGTGATCGCGCGGCGCGCCCACGCCGTCCTGGTCCGGGCGGCCGGGATCGCCGCGGCCACCGAAGAGCGCGAGCGGCTGTCGCGCGAAGTGCACGACGGGGTGCTGCAGGTACTCGCGCTGATCGCGAAACGCGGCCGGGAGATCGGCGGTCCCACCACCGAACTCGCCGAGCTGGCGGGTGAGCAGGAGCGGGCGTTGCGGACATTGGTCTCCGACGCCGGACGGATCGGCATCTCAGACACCGGTGTCTCACGCACCGGCACCGACCGCGCGGTGGCCGACCTCGGGGTGATCCTGCGTGGGTTGGCTGCCGAGCGGGTGTCGGTCAGCGCGCCCGCGACACCGGTGGTGATCGATACCGTTGTCGCCGAGGAGATCCGGGCTGCGGTACGGAACATGCTCGACAATGTCAGCCATCATGCCGGCGCGGGCGCGCAGGCCTTCGTGCTGCTCGAGGATCTCGGTGATCGCGTGGTGGTGAGTGTGCGCGACGACGGGGTCGGGATTCCGGCCGGCCGCGTCGAGGAGGCGAAAAGTCAGGGTCGCATGGGTATCTCGACGTCGATCATCGGCCGCGTGGAGGCGCTCGGCGGGACGGCGATACTCGATTCCGGACCCGGCGCCGGCACAGAATGGGAACTGACGATTCCGGTCGAGCGGGAGGCCTGA